One segment of Candidatus Kapaibacterium sp. DNA contains the following:
- a CDS encoding IPTL-CTERM sorting domain-containing protein — translation MKFIIYLLSLILSSLLLSAQTKQTDVFPGGGGKSENSKYKNFGTFGQTSAGFSINSLYINKEGFLQAQGQNTPWIKTQPVYNITNNSAISGGSINLTEDDNDVTQKGVVWSTSAMPTTLDNDGITEQGAGPTSGNSTIFATNLTSLQLGTKYYVRAYLITTDESEAEVVFYGQQRIFTTIPTLGEWGLIALGLLFASFGGWFVMRKMV, via the coding sequence ATGAAATTTATTATTTATTTATTAAGTCTAATATTATCGAGTTTATTGCTTTCAGCTCAAACCAAGCAAACCGATGTATTTCCGGGCGGTGGTGGTAAATCAGAGAATTCGAAGTATAAAAATTTTGGAACTTTTGGTCAAACTTCTGCAGGATTTTCAATTAATTCATTATATATAAATAAAGAAGGATTTCTGCAGGCGCAAGGACAGAATACACCTTGGATTAAAACCCAACCCGTTTATAATATCACAAATAATTCAGCAATAAGCGGCGGTTCAATCAATTTAACCGAAGACGATAACGATGTTACCCAAAAAGGTGTCGTTTGGTCAACATCGGCAATGCCAACAACCTTAGACAACGACGGAATAACCGAACAAGGCGCCGGACCAACGAGTGGCAATTCAACGATTTTCGCTACAAATCTGACGAGTTTACAATTAGGTACAAAATATTATGTTCGTGCATATTTAATCACAACCGATGAATCCGAAGCCGAAGTCGTCTTTTACGGTCAGCAACGCATCTTCACCACAATCCCCACTCTCGGTGAATGGGGCTTAATCGCTCTCGGACTCCTTTTCGCAAGCTTCGGTGGCTGGTTTGTAATGCGGAAAATGGTGTAA
- the pcaF gene encoding 3-oxoadipyl-CoA thiolase, which translates to MKTAYICDAIRTPIGKHGGTLASVRPDDMAALTIRELIKRNPQIDLSRIDDVILGNANQAGEDNRDVARMALLLAGLPWSVPGETVNRLCASGMSAVIQASRAIAAGDGDLFIAGGVESMTRAPFVMSKADAAYSRNVQIYDTSIGWRFVNPKMKEMYGTDSMGETAENVAEQWKISRYDQDEFAFNSQMKAVAARNSGRLAKEIVGVEIVGKKSSTTFAEDEFIRDESTVETLSKLKPAFKAVGSVTAGNASGINDGACALIIASTDGISDNKITPLSRIVASAVVGVEPRIMGIGPVEAANKALKKAGLTFDDMDLIELNEAFAAQSLACLNEWGIAATDSRLNPNGGAIALGHPLGMTGARLLTTATYELIERNAKYALCTMCVGVGQGYAVIIERV; encoded by the coding sequence ATGAAAACTGCATATATATGCGACGCAATTCGCACACCAATAGGCAAACACGGCGGCACACTTGCTTCCGTTCGCCCTGATGACATGGCTGCACTGACAATCAGAGAATTAATCAAACGCAACCCACAAATTGACCTGTCGCGAATAGACGACGTGATTTTGGGAAATGCCAACCAAGCGGGCGAAGACAATCGCGATGTAGCTCGTATGGCGTTGCTGCTCGCAGGATTGCCGTGGTCTGTACCGGGTGAAACTGTCAACAGATTATGCGCCTCGGGGATGTCCGCCGTGATTCAAGCATCGAGAGCAATTGCAGCCGGAGACGGAGATTTATTCATCGCCGGAGGAGTCGAAAGCATGACGCGCGCTCCTTTCGTGATGAGCAAAGCCGATGCCGCCTATTCCAGAAATGTGCAAATTTACGACACTTCGATAGGGTGGCGATTTGTAAACCCGAAAATGAAAGAAATGTACGGCACCGATTCCATGGGCGAAACCGCAGAAAACGTCGCCGAACAATGGAAAATCAGCCGCTACGACCAAGATGAATTCGCATTCAATTCGCAAATGAAAGCCGTCGCCGCTAGAAACAGTGGCAGATTGGCAAAAGAAATCGTCGGAGTGGAAATAGTCGGCAAGAAAAGCAGCACCACATTTGCCGAAGACGAATTCATTCGCGATGAAAGCACAGTCGAAACACTGTCGAAACTCAAACCGGCATTCAAAGCAGTCGGCTCGGTCACCGCAGGCAACGCATCAGGCATCAATGATGGCGCCTGTGCATTAATCATCGCTTCGACGGACGGCATTTCGGACAATAAAATTACACCACTGAGCCGCATAGTAGCATCAGCCGTCGTAGGCGTCGAACCGCGAATAATGGGCATCGGTCCGGTGGAAGCCGCAAACAAAGCCCTGAAAAAAGCCGGATTGACATTCGACGACATGGACCTAATCGAGCTAAACGAGGCATTCGCCGCACAAAGTTTGGCATGTTTGAACGAATGGGGCATCGCAGCCACCGACAGCAGGCTCAATCCCAACGGTGGAGCAATCGCCTTAGGTCACCCATTGGGCATGACGGGCGCCAGATTGCTCACCACAGCCACCTATGAACTTATCGAACGAAACGCTAAGTATGCCCTATGCACCATGTGCGTTGGCGTCGGTCAAGGTTACGCCGTAATTATTGAAAGGGTGTAG
- a CDS encoding TlpA family protein disulfide reductase, with protein sequence MSVLSLLIYQVDARQLTGYCQSHIHEEISLYGFNGLENYLLSQSETDSNGNFVLEYPEDYTGIGYIKISDTTGFYLVLHELDINVNITYTDKILNVDFTNSYENKIFKEYAVQHTQRENALSAWRYLQQLYDHSDLLNKDRNYKKLIDDEIESIKYDDYNYLINLEKATYVSWYLPKRKLLDDMSNSIKISKEDIPKYVEQFREIDLDDLKLIRSGLYQDLLICHFILIEKMNIAFDSILYEMNISIDYIIENLSRNNILLSKTALYLFNMFEKRSLIKSSEYLALAMLSNESCLLDTNVAKRFETYRKMKEGKIAPDFVFNDDIFKNGVPFTSASSLSQINSKYKLIIFGASWCETCTSELSSLMNLYDKMKSKSIEVIFVSLDTEQSQFKKYSSKFPFISYCDYQKWNSRPVMDYLVFATPTIFLLDSKNQIFKRPISIEHVKSIVDSME encoded by the coding sequence TTGTCAGTATTAAGTCTACTCATTTATCAAGTTGACGCTCGTCAATTGACAGGTTATTGTCAATCTCATATTCATGAAGAAATATCACTTTATGGTTTCAATGGTCTTGAGAACTATTTACTCAGCCAATCTGAAACTGACAGTAATGGTAATTTCGTGCTTGAATATCCTGAAGATTACACCGGGATTGGATATATAAAAATATCAGATACTACGGGATTTTATTTGGTTCTTCACGAATTGGATATCAATGTAAATATTACCTATACTGATAAAATATTGAATGTGGATTTTACAAATAGTTATGAAAATAAAATATTCAAAGAATACGCAGTTCAGCACACTCAACGCGAGAATGCACTTTCTGCATGGAGATATCTGCAACAATTATATGATCATTCTGACTTATTGAATAAAGATAGAAATTATAAGAAATTAATTGATGATGAAATTGAAAGCATCAAGTACGATGATTATAATTATTTGATTAATCTGGAAAAGGCAACTTATGTTTCGTGGTATCTACCTAAAAGAAAACTGCTTGATGACATGTCTAATTCAATTAAAATATCTAAAGAAGATATTCCGAAGTATGTCGAACAATTTCGTGAAATTGATTTAGATGATTTGAAATTAATCAGAAGTGGTTTGTATCAAGATTTGTTAATTTGTCATTTTATTTTAATTGAAAAAATGAATATTGCATTTGACTCAATACTATACGAAATGAATATTTCGATTGACTATATTATCGAAAATCTAAGTCGAAATAATATTCTACTTAGTAAAACAGCTCTGTATCTGTTTAATATGTTCGAAAAGCGGAGTTTGATTAAGTCCTCTGAATATTTAGCTTTGGCAATGTTATCAAATGAATCATGTTTGTTAGATACAAATGTTGCAAAAAGATTTGAAACTTATCGTAAAATGAAAGAAGGGAAAATCGCTCCTGATTTTGTTTTTAATGATGATATATTCAAAAATGGAGTACCTTTTACTTCTGCATCGAGCCTATCTCAAATTAATTCAAAATATAAATTAATAATTTTTGGTGCAAGTTGGTGTGAAACGTGTACATCCGAATTAAGTAGTTTAATGAATCTTTACGATAAAATGAAGTCTAAAAGTATTGAAGTCATTTTTGTATCTTTGGATACAGAGCAGAGCCAATTTAAAAAGTATTCAAGTAAATTTCCATTCATTAGTTACTGTGATTATCAAAAGTGGAATTCGAGACCGGTTATGGATTATCTTGTTTTTGCAACACCTACAATATTCTTATTAGATTCTAAAAATCAAATTTTTAAGAGACCAATATCTATCGAACATGTTAAATCAATTGTAGATAGTATGGAATAG
- the dnaK gene encoding molecular chaperone DnaK, producing MSKIIGIDLGTTNSCVSVMEGSSPVVIANSEGTRTTPSMVAFTKNGERLVGQQAKRQSVTNPKNTIYSIKRFMGRRLNEVTEEAQMVPFTIVPSEDGQSLRVDIDGKKYSPPEISAMILQKMKQTAEDYLGQKVTEAVITVPAYFNDSQRQATKDAGEIAGLTVRRIINEPTAAALAYGLDKKGQSMTVAVYDLGGGTFDISILEIGDGVFEVKSTNGDTHLGGDNFDQRLIDFLADEFKNLEGIDLRKDAMALQRLREASEKAKVELSQMLQTDVNLPFITATADGPKHLNINLTRAKFENLCADLFEKTLGPCEQALKDAKMTPTDINDVILVGGSTRIPKIQELVKRFFGKDASRGVNPDEVVAVGAAIQGGVLSGDVSDVLLLDVTPLTLGIETLGGVMTPMIPANTTIPTRKSEIFSTAADSQTSVEIHILQGERSMARDNRSLGRFHLDGIPPAARGIPQVEVTFDIDANGILAVAAKDKATNKEQNIRIESSGGMSKEEVEKMKSDAQKYGEEDKKRKEEIDLRNQADALVYSTDKQMKDLGDKITPANKEKIEAAKTRLANAIKDNPGDIRSAMDELNNAWSAASSEMYQGAGGQAQNPGGEQQQEPKKDDGVEEAEYTVVDDDTKKEKE from the coding sequence ATGAGTAAGATAATTGGAATAGACTTAGGGACAACGAATTCATGCGTTTCTGTAATGGAAGGCTCGTCGCCCGTAGTAATAGCCAATAGCGAGGGAACAAGAACAACGCCCTCTATGGTCGCATTCACCAAAAATGGAGAACGTCTGGTTGGGCAGCAAGCTAAGCGCCAATCTGTAACAAATCCCAAAAATACTATTTATTCGATTAAGCGCTTTATGGGCAGAAGATTGAACGAAGTGACCGAAGAAGCCCAAATGGTACCTTTCACTATCGTACCGTCGGAAGATGGGCAGTCACTGCGTGTTGACATTGACGGTAAAAAGTATTCGCCACCCGAAATTTCTGCGATGATTCTTCAAAAAATGAAGCAAACTGCCGAAGATTACCTCGGACAAAAAGTCACAGAGGCTGTAATTACCGTTCCGGCATATTTTAATGATTCGCAGCGCCAAGCTACAAAAGATGCAGGCGAAATCGCAGGATTGACTGTGCGTCGTATTATCAACGAGCCGACTGCTGCTGCATTGGCTTATGGTTTGGACAAAAAAGGGCAATCAATGACCGTTGCGGTTTATGACCTTGGCGGCGGTACTTTTGACATCTCGATTCTCGAAATTGGCGACGGAGTGTTTGAAGTGAAATCAACTAATGGTGATACACACCTTGGTGGTGACAACTTCGACCAACGTTTGATTGACTTTTTGGCAGATGAATTCAAGAATCTCGAAGGAATTGATTTGCGAAAAGATGCAATGGCATTGCAAAGACTTCGCGAAGCTTCGGAAAAAGCAAAAGTCGAGCTATCACAAATGCTCCAAACTGATGTCAATTTGCCGTTCATAACTGCTACTGCAGACGGTCCGAAGCACTTAAATATCAATTTGACACGCGCCAAATTTGAAAATCTTTGTGCAGATTTGTTCGAAAAAACTTTAGGACCTTGTGAGCAAGCTCTGAAAGATGCCAAAATGACACCTACCGATATCAACGACGTGATTTTGGTTGGTGGTTCGACTCGTATCCCGAAAATCCAAGAACTTGTCAAGAGATTCTTCGGCAAAGATGCTTCACGTGGAGTTAATCCTGATGAAGTCGTTGCAGTTGGGGCAGCAATCCAAGGTGGCGTACTTTCGGGCGATGTAAGCGACGTATTGTTGCTTGACGTCACTCCTTTGACTTTGGGTATCGAAACCCTTGGTGGAGTAATGACACCGATGATTCCTGCAAATACGACGATTCCAACTCGCAAATCGGAAATATTCTCGACTGCGGCAGATAGTCAAACGTCGGTTGAAATCCATATTTTACAAGGCGAACGCTCGATGGCACGCGATAACCGCTCACTCGGCAGATTCCACCTTGATGGTATTCCACCGGCTGCGAGAGGAATTCCGCAAGTTGAAGTAACTTTCGACATTGACGCAAATGGTATTTTGGCAGTTGCGGCTAAGGATAAAGCAACGAATAAAGAACAAAATATCCGTATCGAATCTTCAGGTGGAATGTCGAAAGAAGAAGTCGAAAAAATGAAATCTGACGCTCAAAAATACGGAGAAGAAGATAAAAAACGTAAGGAAGAAATTGATTTACGCAATCAAGCCGATGCACTTGTTTATTCGACTGATAAGCAAATGAAAGATTTGGGCGACAAAATAACACCGGCGAACAAGGAAAAAATCGAAGCCGCTAAGACACGATTAGCAAATGCTATCAAAGACAACCCGGGCGATATTCGTTCGGCGATGGATGAATTGAACAACGCATGGTCTGCAGCATCTTCGGAAATGTACCAAGGAGCAGGCGGTCAAGCACAAAATCCGGGTGGCGAACAACAGCAAGAGCCGAAAAAAGATGATGGCGTAGAAGAAGCCGAATATACTGTCGTTGATGACGATACAAAGAAAGAGAAAGAATAG
- a CDS encoding T9SS type A sorting domain-containing protein, giving the protein MKRILTSISILAILLSCTNTKASEPVWEIIKLTDDEYTGHHFEVLSSFESDHLFAARSMIHIFVKDRNPIPLIKFTDWDTYLHDVSYKSNSAIVTYGWYFNFVTHPLTEYSIVFYVIPRDTILDKYELFYEWETHWYDQGVFGNHKTIYSSVNAEGNGILVLEEWSQVKKLTNWEMTDFSSISGYTPLFGVFHKDTHFVVCKAKNAGNVLMKSNTGAEWVFVGEIAGIDDTREQFFNKLLILNDLEFYVIGEKGFYYSKDAGQSWKYLKVTENKINGADFRNESELILCGNNGFLCKVNVQNYETMYFESLTNQNLLSIHFSEPNVGWAGGEHMTLLKYSTPVNVEEQIGDDLSDLRIMPIPASDYVDIYVGDELFDIENNTVEIISPFGIVMTKQNIDIRSENSMLKRLDISKFPQGIYFVKFGNKIKKFIKI; this is encoded by the coding sequence ATGAAAAGAATATTGACTTCGATTTCGATTCTGGCGATATTATTATCATGCACTAATACAAAGGCTTCAGAGCCTGTTTGGGAAATTATAAAACTCACAGACGACGAGTATACGGGTCATCATTTTGAAGTGCTAAGTTCTTTCGAATCAGACCATCTTTTTGCAGCTCGCTCAATGATACACATTTTTGTTAAGGACAGGAATCCCATTCCATTGATTAAATTCACAGATTGGGACACTTATTTACACGATGTTTCATACAAATCAAACAGCGCAATAGTTACTTATGGTTGGTATTTCAATTTTGTAACTCATCCATTGACAGAGTATTCAATTGTTTTTTATGTTATACCAAGAGATACAATTCTTGATAAATATGAGTTATTTTACGAATGGGAAACACATTGGTACGACCAAGGAGTTTTTGGCAACCACAAAACTATTTATTCAAGTGTCAACGCAGAAGGAAACGGAATTTTAGTACTTGAGGAATGGTCACAAGTTAAAAAACTTACTAATTGGGAAATGACAGATTTTAGTTCAATTTCAGGTTATACACCACTTTTTGGGGTTTTCCATAAAGATACTCATTTTGTGGTGTGTAAGGCTAAAAACGCCGGAAATGTTCTAATGAAAAGTAATACCGGAGCTGAATGGGTATTCGTAGGTGAAATTGCAGGCATAGATGATACTCGTGAACAATTTTTTAATAAATTATTGATACTTAATGATTTAGAATTTTATGTTATTGGAGAAAAGGGTTTCTATTATTCTAAGGATGCAGGACAAAGCTGGAAATATCTTAAAGTTACAGAAAATAAAATTAATGGTGCTGATTTCCGAAATGAATCTGAATTAATCTTATGTGGAAATAATGGATTTCTATGTAAAGTAAATGTCCAAAATTACGAAACAATGTACTTTGAATCTTTAACTAATCAAAATTTACTCTCAATTCATTTTTCTGAACCTAACGTCGGATGGGCAGGTGGTGAACATATGACTCTTCTCAAATATTCAACGCCAGTTAATGTGGAAGAACAAATAGGCGATGATTTATCAGATTTGAGAATTATGCCAATTCCGGCAAGTGATTATGTTGATATTTATGTTGGTGATGAATTATTCGACATTGAAAATAATACTGTCGAAATAATAAGCCCATTTGGCATTGTGATGACAAAGCAAAATATTGATATTCGCTCCGAAAATTCGATGCTTAAAAGGCTTGATATTTCGAAATTTCCACAAGGTATTTACTTTGTAAAATTCGGAAATAAAATCAAGAAATTCATAAAAATATAA
- a CDS encoding alpha/beta hydrolase-fold protein: MIQLVNRRIFNSNGNLIRTDIRFDDELKSSVPVVVFSHGFKSFKDWGFIPYVCEQFAESGFIAVNFDFSFNGIVDPVAMRYDETMFSQNTVSQEIADLNTVLDFLYKEIKNTVNPFPTWNGVIYLAGHSLGGAVSLFTASKRNDIAGIASWAAVSQINRNTERQKKIWKEQGFAEVKIQQTGQILKLNYSYLLDKDTNFSQNAVIDACKSIQCPVLVLHGRIDITVKLSEAYEIYDNVKHINNSEINVIEHTGHTFGARHPLDEPAKELIEATSKTIEFFKL, encoded by the coding sequence ATGATTCAGTTAGTTAATCGCAGAATTTTCAACAGTAATGGAAATTTAATACGTACAGACATCAGATTCGACGACGAGTTGAAGTCTTCTGTGCCTGTCGTGGTCTTTTCGCATGGATTCAAATCCTTCAAAGATTGGGGTTTTATTCCTTATGTCTGTGAGCAATTCGCCGAAAGTGGTTTCATTGCTGTCAATTTCGATTTTTCATTCAACGGCATCGTTGACCCTGTCGCCATGCGTTACGACGAAACGATGTTTTCGCAAAATACTGTTTCGCAGGAAATTGCCGATTTGAACACAGTTCTCGATTTTTTATATAAGGAAATTAAAAATACTGTCAATCCCTTCCCCACTTGGAATGGAGTGATTTACCTTGCCGGACATTCGTTAGGTGGGGCAGTATCGCTATTTACAGCTTCTAAGCGAAATGATATCGCAGGAATTGCTTCTTGGGCTGCTGTTTCGCAAATCAACCGAAATACCGAGCGGCAAAAGAAAATTTGGAAAGAGCAAGGATTTGCCGAAGTGAAAATTCAGCAAACGGGACAAATTTTAAAGCTGAATTATTCATACCTTTTGGATAAAGATACCAATTTTTCGCAAAATGCTGTTATTGATGCATGTAAATCAATTCAATGTCCGGTGCTTGTATTGCATGGTCGTATCGATATTACGGTCAAACTTTCCGAAGCATATGAAATATATGACAATGTTAAACATATCAATAATTCCGAAATAAACGTCATTGAACATACGGGTCATACTTTTGGTGCAAGACATCCATTGGATGAACCCGCGAAGGAATTGATTGAAGCAACAAGTAAAACAATAGAATTTTTTAAATTATGA